One window from the genome of Eucalyptus grandis isolate ANBG69807.140 chromosome 7, ASM1654582v1, whole genome shotgun sequence encodes:
- the LOC104415917 gene encoding pentatricopeptide repeat-containing protein At1g79490, mitochondrial, with product MALAMALMNRCRKSIPLKVSHLINIPRLSSSPRAGTSQAPGSFAWRVGESSRNYCFWSPFEGRGVEIPIFAKYPGCQSFRSYCSGMSGGGDGAKSSEWTEEIEYLDESGSVIYSGKGVRSVEPGLDDHVLIGGLKKPLVNASAVAKIVEVVKRWKWGPDLENQLDKLQFVPNMTHVVQAMKVIKESDASLSLFRWAKRQQWHVHDDECYLVLFDGLNQSRDFDGIQSLFEEMISGTTGAPSFTAYNKVIQYLAKAEKLEVCFCCFKKVQDAGWQIDAETYNCVMSLFLNKGLPYKAFEIYESMAGTTSMLNGSTYELMIPSLAKSGRLDAAFKLFQEMKVRNFKPSYNVFASLVDSMGKAGRLDTSMKIYMELQGFGLRPSATMYVSLIESFAKAGKLDSAIRLWDEMKKAGYRPNFGLYTMIVESHAKSGKLDIAMSAFADMEKAGFLPTPSTYSCLLEMHAASGQVDAAMKLYNSMINAGLKPGLSTYTSLLLLLANKKLVDVAAKILLEMKAMGFSVDVSASDVLMVYIKEGSVDIALRWLQFMGSSGIRTNNFIIRQLFESCMKNGLYESAKPLLETYVNSAAKVDLILYTSILAHLVRCQEEQNERHLMSILSATNHKAHSFMCGLFTGPEQRKQPVLSFVREFFQAIDYELEESAARYFVNVLLNYLVLMGQINRARCVWKVAYENKLFPKAIVFDQHIAWSLDVRNLSVGAALIAVVHTLHRFRKRMLYYGVVPRRIKLVTGPTLKIVIAQMLSSVESPFEVSKVVLRAPGDSVMEWFKKPIVQQFLLNEIPSRADILMHKLNTIFPSSAPEIRSLSPPKPLMGRKAV from the coding sequence ATGGCGCTGGCGATGGCGCTGATGAATCGCTGCAGAAAATCGATCCCTCTCAAGGTATCCCACCTCATCAATATTCCCCGCCTGTCGTCCTCTCCTCGCGCCGGTACTTCACAAGCGCCCGGCTCGTTCGCATGGCGGGTCGGCGAGTCCTCCAGAAATTACTGCTTCTGGAGTCCTTTCGAGGGGCGTGGAGTTGAAATCCCCATTTTCGCGAAATACCCTGGTTGTCAATCTTTTAGGAGCTACTGTTCTGGGATgagtggtggtggtgatggtgctAAGTCGAGCGAGTGGACTGAGGAGATAGAGTACTTAGACGAGTCGGGCAGCGTCATATACTCCGGGAAGGGGGTCCGGTCGGTGGAGCCCGGGTTAGACGACCATGTGCTGATCGGCGGCCTCAAGAAGCCGCTGGTGAACGCGTCGGCGGTTGCGAAGATCGTCGAGGTTGTGAAGAGGTGGAAATGGGGGCCCGATTTGGAGAACCAGTTGGACAAGCTCCAGTTCGTGCCGAACATGACTCACGTCGTCCAGGCGATGAAGGTCATTAAAGAGAGCGACGCGTCGTTGAGTTTGTTCCGATGGGCGAAGAGACAGCAGTGGCATGTTCACGACGACGAGTGCTACCTTGTTTTGTTTGATGGGTTGAATCAAAGTAGGGACTTTGATGGGATTCAATCCTTGTTTGAGGAGATGATCTCAGGTACGACCGGGGCTCCTTCTTTTACGGCTTATAACAAGGTGATTCAGTATTTGGCCAAAGCGGAGAAATTGGAGGTTTGCTTTTGTTGTTTCAAGAAAGTTCAGGATGCGGGTTGGCAAATTGATGCGGAAACTTATAATTGTGTTATGAGCTTGTTTTTGAACAAGGGCTTGCCTTACAAGGCATTCGAGATATATGAGAGCATGGCGGGGACTACAAGTATGCTGAATGGATCCACCTATGAGTTGATGATACCTAGCTTGGCAAAATCAGGTCGACTGGATGCAGCCTTTAAGTTGTTTCAAGAGATGAAAGTTAGGAACTTTAAACCGAGCTATAATGTTTTTGCTTCACTTGTTGATTCCATGGGAAAAGCTGGGCGGCTGGATACCTCTATGAAAATTTACATGGAATTGCAGGGCTTTGGTCTGAGGCCATCTGCAACCATGTATGTCTCTCTGATTGAGTCATTTGCGAAGGCTGGCAAGTTGGATTCTGCAATTAGGCTGTGGGATGAGATGAAGAAGGCTGGATATAGACCCAATTTTGGCTTATACACGATGATTGTTGAGTCCCATGCAAAATCAGGGAAACTTGACATTGCAATGTCTGCCTTTGCAGATATGGAGAAGGCTGGGTTTTTGCCCACGCCGTCTACATACTCTTGCCTCCTGGAGATGCATGCTGCATCTGGACAGGTAGATGCTGCCATGAAGCTGTACAATTCAATGATAAATGCTGGTCTGAAGCCTGGCTTAAGCACTTACACTTCCCTTTTACTTCTCCTGGCTAATAAGAAGCTTGTAGATGTGGCTGCTAAAATACTTCTCGAAATGAAAGCCATGGGGTTTTCTGTTGATGTGAGTGCTAGTGATGTCTTGATGGTTTATATCAAGGAGGGTTCTGTTGATATTGCTTTAAGGTGGCTACAGTTCATGGGTTCATCTGGAATTAGgacaaataattttataatcaGACAGTTGTTTGAATCGTGCATGAAGAATGGCTTGTATGAGTCGGCAAAGCCTCTTCTTGAAACCTACGTGAATTCTGCTGCAAAGGTGGATCTCATACTTTACACATCGATTCTGGCCCATCTTGTGAGATGCCAAGAAGAGCAAAATGAGAGGCATTTGATGTCAATTCTTAGTGCCACGAATCACAAAGCACATTCGTTCATGTGTGGGCTCTTCACAGGCCCTGAACAGAGGAAACAACCTGTTTTGTCGTTTGTGCGGGAGTTCTTCCAGGCTATTGATTATGAGCTTGAAGAAAGTGCCGCTAGATACTTTGTTAATGTTCTTCTTAATTACCTTGTCCTTATGGGGCAGATAAATCGAGCACGGTGTGTTTGGAAAGTCGCATATGAGAATAAGCTTTTCCCTAAAGCAATTGTTTTTGATCAGCATATTGCTTGGTCACTTGATGTGAGAAACTTGTCTGTGGGAGCTGCTCTAATAGCAGTGGTGCACACGCTGCATAGGTTTAGGAAGAGAATGTTGTATTACGGTGTTGTTCCAAGAAGAATCAAGCTGGTCACAGGGCCCACTTTGAAGATAGTAATTGCACAGATGTTGAGCTCAGTGGAATCTCCATTTGAGGTGAGCAAAGTGGTTCTTAGAGCGCCAGGGGATTCAGTCATGGAGTGGTTTAAGAAACCGATTGTTCAACAGTTTCTTCTGAATGAGATTCCATCGAGGGCTGACATTCTTATGCACAAGCTGAACACGATATTTCCTAGTTCAGCACCAGAGATTAGATCTCTATCGCCGCCCAAACCGCTCATGGGTAGGAAGGCAGTTTGA
- the LOC104428618 gene encoding mitochondrial phosphate carrier protein 1, mitochondrial, with protein sequence MRGAEGRRIFEEFSPGYYGICAAGGMLSAGATHLAVTPLDVLKVNMQVNPIKYNSMASGLSVLWREQGPSSLWRGWSGKLFGYGIQGGCKFGLYEYFKKLYSDLLVDQNRSLIFFLSSASAQVFADMALCPFEAVKVRVQTQPSFAKGLVEGIPKLYRTEGLSGFYRGILPLWGRNLPFSMVMFSTFEHSVDLIYQQVLKRRKEECSRAQQLGVTCLAGYAAGAIGTVISNPADNIVASLYNRKAENVLQAVKDIGFVNMFRRSLPVRIMIVGPVITLQWFMYDTIKILSGLPTSGGIRSSLEEEAILSS encoded by the exons ATGAGAGGGGCTGAAGGGAGGAGGATCTTCGAGGAGTTCTCACCTGGGTATTATGGCATTTGTGCCGCTGGAGGCATGCTGAGTGCCGGTGCTACCCATCTCGCAGTCACGCCTCTTGATGTCTTGAAAGTGAACATGCAG GTTAATCCGATTAAATATAACAGCATGGCATCGGGATTATCGGTTCTCTGGAGAGAGCAAGGGCCTTCTTCTCTCTGGAGAGGTTGGTCCGGCAAGTTGTTTGGATACGGCATCCAGGGCGGCTGCAAATTCGGTCTCTACGAGTACTTCAAGAAACTTTACTCTGATTTGTTGGTTGACCAAAACAGGAGTCTCATATTCTTTCTAAGCAGTGCTTCTGCTCAAGTATTCGCAGACATGGCTCTATGTCCCTTTGAAGCTGTCAAGGTTCGGGTCCAAACGCAGCCCAGCTTTGCAAAGGGCTTAGTTGAGGGAATTCCGAAACTGTATAGGACAGAAGGTCTCTCTGG CTTCTACCGTGGGATACTTCCGCTCTGGGGCCGTAACCTTCCAT TCTCTATGGTAATGTTCTCCACGTTTGAGCATTCGGTGGATCTGATATATCAGCAAGTTctcaaaaggagaaaggaagagtGCTCGAGAGCCCAACAGCTTGGTGTCACTTGTTTGGCAGGTTATGCGGCTGGTGCTATTGGTACCGTGATTTCTAACCCTGCTGACAACATTGTTGCGTCTCTTTACAACAGAAAAGCCGAAAATGTCTTACAG gCAGTGAAGGATATTGGCTTTGTCAATATGTTTAGAAGAAGCCTTCCTGTTCGTATCATGATCGTTGGACCTGTTATTACATTGCAGTGGTTCATGTACGACACGATTAAAATACTAAGCGGACT GCCTACCAGTGGAGGGATTCGCAGTAGCCTAGAAGAAGAAGCTATTTTATCAAGTTGA
- the LOC104415916 gene encoding calcium-dependent protein kinase 26 yields MGNACQGSLNDKYFQGYEQPLENSADPGRNPPSDRSNSGHSLYFLTSQQLVAPELDEKKDSKSNDNLPLVSPCKKDIVMRRSADNQAYYVLGHKTANIRDLYTLGRKLGQGQFGTTYLCTEIATGIDYACKSITKRKLIAKEDVEDVRREIQIMHHLAGQKNIVMIKGAYEDTLYVHIVMELCSGGELFDRIIQRGHYSERKAAELTKIIVGVVEACHSLGVMHRDLKPENFLLVNKDDDFSLKAIDFGLSVFFKPGQIFTDVVGSPYYVAPEVLLKHYGPAADVWTAGVILYILLSGVPPFWAETQQGIFDAVLKGHLDFDSDPWPLISDSAKDLIRKMLCCRPCGRLTAHEVLCHPWICENGVAPDRALDPAVLSRLKHFSAMNKLKKMALRVIAESLSEEEIAGLKEMFKAMDTDNSGAITFDELKAGLRRYGSTMKDTEIRDLMDAADVDNNGTIDYGEFIAATIHLNKFEREEHLIAAFQYFDKDGSGYITVDELQQACAEHNMIDVLIEDIIREVDQDNDGRIDYGEFVAMMQKGNAGFGRRTTTNSLNITLRGQQGAL; encoded by the exons ATGGGCAACGCATGCCAAGGATCTCTCAATGATAAGTACTTTCAGGGCTACGAACAGCCCCTAGAGAATTCCGCCGATCCCGGGAGGAACCCACCATCCGATCGGTCCAATTCCGGTCACTCACTGTACTTCTTGACCTCTCAGCAGCTCGTGGCCCCGGAGCTCGACGAGAAGAAAGATAGCAAAAGTAACGATAATTTACCGCTCGTTAGTCCTTGTAAGAAAGATATCGTCATGAGGAGGAGCGCTGATAACCAGGCTTATTATGTATTAGGCCATAAAACTGCTAACATCCGGGACCTCTACACGCTAGGTCGAAAGTTGGGGCAGGGTCAATTTGGGACCACTTACTTATGCACGGAGATCGCCACGGGTATCGACTATGCGTGCAAGTCAATCACAAAGCGGAAGTTGATTGCTAAGGAGGATGTGGAGGATGTTAGGAGGGAGATCCAGATAATGCACCATTTGGCTGGTCAAAAGAATATCGTCATGATTAAGGGTGCTTACGAGGATACATTGTACGTCCACATCGTTATGGAGCTCTGCTCCGGTGGTGAGCTGTTTGACCGGATTATCCAGAGGGGGCATTATAGTGAGAGGAAGGCTGCTGAGCTAACGAAAATCATTGTCGGGGTCGTTGAGGCTTGTCATTCGCTCGGCGTAATGCATAGAGACCTGAAGCCTGAGAATTTTCTTCTCGTCAACAAGGATGATGATTTCTCTCTCAAAGCCATCGACTTTGGACTCTCCGTTTTCTTCAAACCAG GGCAAATATTCACTGATGTGGTTGGAAGTCCATATTATGTTGCCCCTGAGGTACTTCTAAAGCATTATGGGCCAGCAGCGGATGTGTGGACAGCGGGTGTAATATTGTACATCCTGTTGAGTGGTGTGCCTCCATTTTGGGCAG AAACACAGCAGGGAATCTTTGATGCTGTGCTGAAGGGACACCTTGACTTTGACTCAGATCCATGGCCCCTAATATCTGACAGTGCAAAGGACCTGATCAGGAAGATGCTGTGCTGTCGACCATGCGGTCGCTTGACAGCTCATGAAGTATTAT gCCATCCATGGATATGCGAGAATGGAGTTGCCCCGGATAGAGCACTAGATCCAGCAGTTCTCTCTCGGCTCAAACACTTCTCTGCAATGAATAAGTTAAAGAAGATGGCTCTGCGG GTAATTGCTGAAAGTCTCTCTGAGGAGGAGATTGCTGGTTTGAAAGAAATGTTTAAAGCGATGGATACTGATAACAGTGGTGCAATCACCTTTGATGAACTTAAAGCTGGTTTGCGAAGATATGGCTCCACGATGAAGGACACGGAGATACGTGATCTCATGGATGCT GCTGATGTGGACAACAATGGAACAATAGACTATGGCGAATTTATAGCCGCAACGATTCACCTTAACAAATTCGAACGTGAAGAGCATCTAATTGCAGCCTTTCAGTACTTTGATAAGGATGGAAGTGGTTATATTACGGTTGATGAGCTCCAGCAGGCTTGTGCCGAGCATAATATGATTGATGTTTTGATTGAAGATATCATCAGAGAAGTTGATCAAGATAAT GATGGAAGAATCGATTATGGTGAATTTGTTGCCATGATGCAAAAGGGGAATGCTGGATTCGGGAGACGAACAACGACAAACAGTTTAAACATTACCTTGAGAGGTCAGCAGGGTGCTCTGTAG